From the Paludisphaera mucosa genome, one window contains:
- a CDS encoding peroxiredoxin family protein encodes MDVLIGRKLVWETLKSGRDGRCRVAMAAGSGYSIEARSKDHLPTSVGFRGVADDPMEVAIPLSDPIRGRVVDPEGRPQPGIQVGRLIAPNYNADAPGDQLPLVLYEMQGSDEPAKLDAEGRFDLRPAIHLDSRSLDASGSFRTWLQPLCFADEALRRVAFLGFDPSDVKPAYEVVVKPARRVLIPLEHEVASPSGKIEVWWEISALLGAGGPRESIFVMSGVVDPQPAEGERLEAYWPEGRYRLTVHSADPVAEKGLEETTIEIVVPPGDGPLTLPTLRLTSLPQRKLMGQPAPEIEARDLDTGEPVKLADFRGKVVVLDFWGYWCGPCIGSMPRLMEVHDRFKDRQVVVLAVHDQSVRTRDEYDRKLAGVKHNVWGDRELPFRVALDGPDPAVGEGDSTIGRGVSCDRYKVVYFPTTYVIGADGKVLGPADAREPGRLEAMLEEQLGKTSPR; translated from the coding sequence GTGGACGTCCTGATCGGCCGCAAGCTCGTCTGGGAGACCCTCAAGAGCGGTCGCGACGGCCGCTGTCGCGTCGCGATGGCGGCGGGATCCGGCTACTCGATCGAGGCCCGTTCTAAAGACCATTTGCCGACGTCCGTCGGGTTTCGGGGCGTCGCGGACGACCCGATGGAGGTCGCGATCCCCCTCTCCGACCCGATCCGCGGCCGCGTGGTCGACCCCGAGGGCCGGCCCCAGCCCGGAATCCAGGTCGGTCGGCTGATCGCCCCGAATTACAACGCGGACGCTCCCGGCGATCAGTTGCCGCTCGTCCTCTATGAGATGCAGGGCTCGGACGAGCCCGCGAAGCTCGACGCCGAGGGCCGGTTCGACCTGCGGCCCGCCATCCACCTCGACAGCCGATCGCTGGACGCGTCGGGCTCGTTCCGGACGTGGCTTCAGCCCCTCTGCTTCGCCGACGAGGCCCTGCGCCGCGTCGCGTTCCTGGGGTTCGACCCGAGCGACGTGAAACCCGCTTACGAGGTCGTCGTGAAGCCGGCCCGGCGAGTCCTCATCCCGCTGGAGCACGAGGTCGCCTCGCCGTCCGGCAAGATCGAAGTCTGGTGGGAGATTTCCGCCCTCCTCGGAGCGGGCGGGCCGCGGGAGTCGATTTTCGTGATGAGCGGTGTGGTGGACCCGCAGCCCGCGGAGGGGGAGCGGTTGGAGGCTTATTGGCCCGAGGGCCGGTATCGGCTGACCGTCCACTCGGCCGACCCCGTGGCCGAGAAGGGGTTGGAGGAGACGACCATCGAAATCGTGGTCCCCCCCGGCGATGGGCCGCTTACGCTTCCGACGTTGCGACTGACGTCCCTGCCGCAGCGGAAGCTGATGGGCCAGCCCGCGCCCGAGATCGAAGCCCGAGACCTGGATACGGGCGAGCCGGTCAAACTGGCCGATTTCCGCGGCAAGGTCGTGGTCCTGGACTTCTGGGGCTACTGGTGCGGACCCTGCATCGGCTCGATGCCCAGGCTCATGGAAGTCCATGACCGATTCAAGGACCGCCAGGTCGTGGTCCTGGCCGTGCACGACCAGTCGGTCCGGACGCGGGACGAATACGACCGGAAGCTCGCCGGCGTGAAGCACAACGTCTGGGGGGACCGCGAACTGCCCTTCCGCGTCGCCCTCGACGGCCCCGACCCCGCCGTCGGCGAAGGGGATTCGACGATCGGTCGAGGAGTGAGCTGCGATCGCTACAAGGTCGTCTATTTCCCGACCACTTATGTCATCGGCGCCGACGGAAAGGTCCTCGGGCCCGCGGACGCGCGGGAGCCCGGCCGACTGGAGGCGATGCTCGAAGAGCAGCTCGGGAAGACGTCCCCCCGCTGA
- a CDS encoding glycosyltransferase family 87 protein, whose amino-acid sequence MNRGWRIAIAAAFAAWVGLTAYDVRRKGHFEERDLVRNWVVGKYVVAGRDPYSLSRDILIAEYGVANPKGAWVSKIPSAVPEARRADVIPEYGPPEATYPPGAIGFLALGLGAIDDPATVLGGWFVLDVLLTLAVAALLARLWTTPPIPPGPDGDFWWILLVAILFTPVYATLDRAQFSLLVLALMLIVDDPKFAWPVRGVALGLALLKPSVCMPLFLLPLIRREWRVLATAALVQLGSTLYVAAKIGREPVSIFRDWLAVSRYFLSAGMYTVQEWVLPLSTRLPWVVPLVPLLLLAFCAATLYLHRDAPRARLFSLAGVTAVFWTYHGTYDAVLLLPMLLRRMGWSNDATSRPLARGGVLLFAALSIAYMDGVVGSPAAGWHAYRWAVRLGMIVLVVLEYVELYRDGRRGAFPRAPTFVPRSDNAPEVA is encoded by the coding sequence ATGAACAGGGGATGGCGGATCGCCATCGCGGCGGCCTTCGCCGCGTGGGTCGGGCTGACGGCGTACGACGTCCGCCGCAAGGGCCACTTCGAGGAGCGCGACCTGGTCCGCAACTGGGTGGTCGGCAAGTACGTCGTCGCCGGCCGCGACCCCTATTCGCTCTCGCGGGACATCCTGATCGCCGAGTACGGCGTCGCCAATCCGAAGGGGGCCTGGGTCTCGAAGATTCCGAGCGCCGTCCCCGAGGCTCGGCGAGCCGACGTGATCCCCGAGTACGGCCCGCCCGAGGCCACCTACCCGCCGGGGGCGATCGGCTTCCTGGCCCTGGGCCTGGGCGCGATCGACGACCCGGCCACCGTCCTGGGGGGCTGGTTCGTCCTCGACGTCCTCCTGACGCTGGCGGTCGCGGCCCTGCTCGCTCGCCTCTGGACGACGCCCCCGATCCCCCCGGGGCCCGACGGCGACTTCTGGTGGATCCTGCTGGTCGCGATCCTGTTCACGCCGGTCTACGCGACGCTCGACCGCGCGCAGTTCTCGCTGCTCGTCCTCGCGCTGATGCTCATCGTCGACGACCCGAAGTTCGCCTGGCCCGTGCGGGGGGTGGCACTGGGGCTCGCCCTGCTCAAGCCGAGCGTCTGCATGCCCCTCTTCCTCCTGCCCCTGATCCGCCGGGAGTGGCGGGTGCTGGCCACGGCCGCCCTGGTGCAACTGGGCTCGACGCTCTACGTGGCGGCCAAGATCGGCCGAGAGCCGGTCTCGATCTTCCGCGACTGGCTGGCGGTCTCGCGCTATTTCCTGTCGGCGGGGATGTACACGGTCCAGGAATGGGTGCTGCCCCTGAGCACGCGGCTCCCCTGGGTCGTCCCGCTGGTGCCGCTCTTGCTGCTCGCGTTCTGCGCGGCGACGTTGTATCTCCACCGCGACGCCCCCCGCGCCCGGCTCTTCTCGCTGGCGGGCGTGACGGCCGTATTCTGGACCTATCACGGGACTTACGACGCCGTACTGCTCTTGCCGATGCTCCTGCGACGCATGGGCTGGTCCAACGACGCCACATCGAGGCCGCTGGCGAGGGGCGGCGTCCTCCTCTTCGCGGCGCTCTCCATCGCCTACATGGACGGCGTCGTCGGCAGCCCGGCGGCCGGCTGGCACGCCTACCGCTGGGCCGTCCGCCTCGGCATGATCGTCCTGGTCGTCCTCGAGTACGTCGAACTCTACCGCGACGGTCGCCGGGGGGCGTTCCCGCGGGCGCCGACGTTCGTCCCGAGGTCGGATAACGCGCCGGAGGTCGCCTGA
- a CDS encoding FeoA family protein, with product MQAQALAGQGEETGEMVPLGLLRAGQSGSVGEVVGNLELVHRLREMGLYHGATVRMIRPGSPCIIGLEGQRLGFRGDDLARVLVRVPAMAS from the coding sequence ATGCAGGCACAGGCGCTGGCGGGGCAGGGCGAGGAGACGGGTGAGATGGTTCCGCTGGGCTTGCTCCGGGCCGGGCAGTCCGGGAGCGTCGGCGAGGTCGTGGGCAACCTGGAGCTGGTGCATCGGCTTCGCGAGATGGGCCTGTACCACGGCGCGACGGTCCGCATGATCCGGCCGGGGAGCCCCTGCATCATCGGCCTGGAAGGCCAACGCCTGGGCTTCCGCGGCGACGACCTGGCGCGGGTGCTGGTCCGCGTCCCGGCCATGGCCTCCTGA